The Microbacter margulisiae genomic sequence TCGCCGATAGTAGTAATAGCAGTAGGTAGTGTGACATTAATCAGGTTTGTATTGTCGTCCTTTGATACAGGATTATAAAATGCAAAAGCAGGAATGACATTGTCGGGATAGTTTACATTTTGTGCAGCTACAGTTCCGTGCGATCCTTGATAGTCAACAATGGTAGCTCCACTTAAATCCAAAATTTTCAGGTCAGGCATGCTGTCGCGTATAGTCACAAAATCACGTGCATCAATTGTACCTTTGACAATCAACATCGTAGTTGTTAACTTATTCCCCAATAGTGCTGATAATGTTCCAGCAGTTGAAACATTGACCACTGCTGAACTATGATCTGCTCCATTATTCTTTGAGCAACTAACAAACACAACAGCTAATATACCAATCAAAAATCCAAGTTTTTTCATAATAAACGATTTTATTTGTTTATAGTCTTATCTTGCTTTCCATTTCTTTCTTTCAAATATTCTTTATTCAAATAATACACAGGGTACAGTACAGCTAAAAATCCCATTACCAGCACTGTGACAAACACAAGAAGGACATCTGTCCACTGTACGACAACAGGATACGATTGAATAATGAAACCGGATCCCTGCAATTTAATCCAGCCAAAATGCTCTTGTCCAAAGCTTAATAGTGTGCCCAAAACGACGCCGACAAATGCTCCAATTACAGAAATCAACCAACCCTCGAGTAAAAATATTTTTTGAATCAGTCGATTATCCGCTCCCAGATTACGCAATGTCTGAATATCATCTTTTTTATCAATAATCAACATTGTCAAGGATCCGATTATATTGAAAACAGCAATCAGGAGAATAAATGACAGAATAAGATAAGTCATCCATTTCTCAATTTTCATAATGCGGAAATAATCGCCTTGTTGCTCAAACCGGTTCAAAACCATAAAGGATGGCCCTAAAAGTTTTTTTATTTCAGATTGCGTTTCTCCGACATAAACATGTGATTGAAGCTTAAGTTCAACTGCTGTGGCGCAGCTATCGTTGTAAGAAAACAACATTCTGGCAAGAGGTAACGAGATAATAAAGTAATTATCATCATAAACTGCCTGTTTCATAGAAAAAGTACCCGACACAAAAACCGTTGCCTGGTTGAAACTGCTTTCCGGATTAATTAAATTAATTTGTCCGGTACGCTTGGGAACATATATAACTACAGGATCAAGCGACTTTGCAACAGTTCCTAACGCGCCGGCTAATCCAACTCCCATAACGCCGTTCTGAAAGGCTCCATCATATAAAGTAAATGATCCATCGGTCAACAAGGTATCAATGGAAGTCATCTTTTGAAAATTACTGCCAACCCCTTTTATGGTTGCAGGCATTTGCCGATCCTTATAGCGTAACATAGCATTATCCTCAACCACTGGATCAAAATAGGCAATGCCGGGTAAACGACGTACAGCATTCCACTCTGGAGTTTTTACATTAAAAACTTTGCCTTGAACACATTCAATTTTCAGATCGGGATCAAAAGAACTAAACAAGTGTTCTATCAAGTGATCAAATCCGTTAAAGACC encodes the following:
- a CDS encoding FtsX-like permease family protein, with translation MNLALQIARRYLFAKKSHKAINIISAISAMGVIVGTMAIVAVLSVFNGFDHLIEHLFSSFDPDLKIECVQGKVFNVKTPEWNAVRRLPGIAYFDPVVEDNAMLRYKDRQMPATIKGVGSNFQKMTSIDTLLTDGSFTLYDGAFQNGVMGVGLAGALGTVAKSLDPVVIYVPKRTGQINLINPESSFNQATVFVSGTFSMKQAVYDDNYFIISLPLARMLFSYNDSCATAVELKLQSHVYVGETQSEIKKLLGPSFMVLNRFEQQGDYFRIMKIEKWMTYLILSFILLIAVFNIIGSLTMLIIDKKDDIQTLRNLGADNRLIQKIFLLEGWLISVIGAFVGVVLGTLLSFGQEHFGWIKLQGSGFIIQSYPVVVQWTDVLLVFVTVLVMGFLAVLYPVYYLNKEYLKERNGKQDKTINK
- a CDS encoding leucine-rich repeat domain-containing protein gives rise to the protein MKKLGFLIGILAVVFVSCSKNNGADHSSAVVNVSTAGTLSALLGNKLTTTMLIVKGTIDARDFVTIRDSMPDLKILDLSGATIVDYQGSHGTVAAQNVNYPDNVIPAFAFYNPVSKDDNTNLINVTLPTAITTIGDSAFMNCSGLSSFSIPAGVTTLGSGAFSGCTGFTVITIPSAVDFIGAYAFYNCRNLASIYAYAATPVGLKMATSVFGGINTNTCILYVPSASLSLYQAAVGWSDFTNIIAIGGGMNS